In Lolium perenne isolate Kyuss_39 chromosome 5, Kyuss_2.0, whole genome shotgun sequence, the sequence catttgttatattactttgcattgacaattatccatgagatatacatgttacaagttgaaagcaaccgctgaaacttaatcttcctttgtgttgcttcaatgcctttactttgaattattgctttatgagttaactcttatgcaagacttattgatgcttgtcttgaagtactattcatgaaaagtctttgctatatgattcatttgtttactcatgtcatttaccattgttttgatcgctgcattcattacatgtgcttacaatagtatgaccaagattatgatggcatgtcactccagaaattatctttgttatcgtttacctgctcggaacgagcagaaactaagcttggggatgctgatacgtctccgacgtatcgataatttcttatgttccatgccacattattgatgatatctacatgttttatgcatactttatgtcatatttatgcgttttccggaactaacctattgacgagatgccgaaaggccgttctttgttttctgctgtttttggtttcagaaatcctagtaaggaaatattttcggaatcggacgaaatcaacaccggagatcttataattccaggaagctcccagagcaccggagaaaagtcagaggggagccagggggccccaccccacagggcggcgcggcccagggggagggcgccccctattgtgtgggcaccccgtggcccctccgactccgcctcttcgcctatttaatcgtccttgacctaaaacctcgacccagttcgacgaaaccagagaaaaccatccagagccgccgccatcgcgaaactccaatttgggggacagaagtctctgttccggcaccctgccgggacggggaattgcccccggagtcatctccaccgccgtcttcaccgccatcttcaccgccatcgctgtctccatgatgaggagggagtaattcacccccggggctgagggctccgctgtagctatgtggttcatctctctctttatgtgatctagttgaatatcatctatgtgctactctagtgatgttattaaagtagtctattcctcctccatgatgtaatgttggcagtgtgtgcatcatgaagtacttggtttatgctatgattgtgatctcttgtagattatgaagttaactattactatgatggtattgatgcgatctattcctcctttcatagtgtgatggtagaagtgtgcatgctatgttagtacttggtttggttgtgttgatctatcttgcactctaaggttatttaaatatgaacattgaatattgtggagcttgttaactccggcattgagggttcgtgtaatcctacacaatggtgttcatcatccaacaagagggtgtagagtagtcctattatgtgatcattgttgagagtgtccactagtgaaagcaggatccctgggccttgcttccaagcatcgaatctccgtttgtttactgttttgttacatgtttgctcgctgccatattttattcagattgctattaccactcatactcatccatattacttgcatctcactatctcttcgccgaactagtgcacctatacatctgacaagtgtattaggtgtgttggggacacaagagacttcttgctccgtggttgcagggttgctcgagagggatatctctgacctcttcctccctgagatcgataaaccttgggtgatccacttaagggaaacttgctgctattctacaaacctctgctcttggaggcccaacactgtctacaagaatagaagctcccgtagacatcaggggccgaacatgaacgccgcggcactcaccgcccttgtcgaccggtggaggccggagacgcacaccttccacttgagagccggcgagatgacccctactctccaggatgtttccatgatccttggacttcctattcagggcgagccactgtgtatgaacacagcttctgatgggtggcgcgaGCAGATGGCGGCgcttattggcatggctcctccggcgccagcaaatccaaaggagagagctcccgccggcgcgtctttctcttggatcaggactaactttCGACAATGCCCGGACGGGGCCAACGAGGACACTATCAGGACGTACacccgcgtgtacttatggtacatgatttcgaggactctctttcctgacagtggggggaagctggcccattggtgttggctgaaggcgcttacggtgttggagcaccggtggagtttgggaacagcggcacttgcctacctctaccgacaggtgatgatttgttctatgtactattttcctatagtagtgtgtagacaaagtactaaccaaatgtcttatgtacgcagttggacgaagcttgtcgctggactgggagcggcggtattggtggatgcttgctcctactttccgtatggagctgggaccgcctatcaaTTGGGCGGCCTAGGACACTCACCGAaaggccatggcctcatcaccatgagaaccttgatcgggagccgacttgggcatatctttgggacaatgtctcggagatgacgagcgatccaaagatcatgtacaGGCACTACACTGAGGAATTtgacactcttaccgctgagcaggtaaccgtTCACGACtttgcaatcctagttttcatAAATTCTGTTGGCATGTTCTAAATTCTGAAATATTTGTATGCTGCGGGTGGAgtgggagccatatggtacctaCTACCGTATTGGCGCGGCGATGACTAacctcaaccacaagtgcacggaggaggcgcggttctggcgtatgcgctgcccactcatatgcatgtggcttgttgaataccaccagccgcacagagtgatgagacagtttgggctgtatcaggagtgcccacctcagtggcaagacacggacaaggcgcttcataggtaaacttctggaatcatgcgatggaagattcttgatagaagaggtacaatctaacttcttgattcttgcaggcttgataggcagcggcagaggaagatcacaaattggccagtccatcatagcggccacgtcgcagcgttccaacactgtttggaagcgaCACGGACTGCTGGCCCTGTGgagattgtgcctcacgacttggccgctttcaacaactacctccAGTGGTTCCATGAAAACACGCGTATCGACTTAGTGAAGCACGCGTATGCTGAGGACATCTTGGACGTCcccatcgagttcgatgaggttgcgcaaagccagcacgacacctttgctcgcagagggagatcgacttctattgcttccgagctgaacttcgtggtaatggattctctcactaactagtacatcatctagatTGCCATGTGCTCGCTTAAATTGTGTATGCTATATTTATCACAGCGGACGGAGATCCAAAAAACAACTGACGAGTGCGAGATTATGTGGGACCAGAGCGGGAGAGATGAAAAGCCTGTCGGACCGTTGcggcatttcattaaggtatgatcaccaactttgaatgtacgctattatgttctggtggctttgtaaccatgagtttcatgacgcagaacactgcacgaaaaATGCGGTggttagccaacttgctaggttgccgcgaagacgaaattcctacatcctcttctgaagagcgggaggtatggactattttgttgctgtcaaacatgttcttactaatttcaacttttgtaatctcatgtgttcatatttgtgaagattcctgacgacGAGGAAATTTTGAGTCAAAGCATTAGTCGCGGCAAGAAGCAAGCcccacggtcagcttaccagttgaagccaaggggcaaggttccaaaccggtacactccagaagattatgtcaaccgaggaaagaaggttgtcattgaggaggatgaggggccgcCGTGGAGATCATCTTTatcgaggatgaggaacgacgagccgttatcttcagaggaggaggagcaggaggagcagcagcaacaagagccacggcagcggacgaagaggatggccgtccggaagcagcccgtgaggacggcacgtcgaggacgacactaggatgtgctacgtgttgttgtgaactatatcttcataagtatcgagttgtgaaccctatgtcatttcgaaccatgtctgtaatgctacttcttgtttgaatctacgtgctacgatgtgagctatgaagtgttatatgtgtatgttctgaaattgctacttgttgtgtccaatgttgtactcaaaactgttggagtatggtaggatttttcatggttttaacacaagtcaatgtgtggcgcccttcacactggcgccacactgcactgtgtggcgcccgtggcatcggcgccacacatgccaacctatatcaacttttgggtcgaaaacatccaggggctccggacgataagtccttaaccattttggcgagcctctttgtgtggcgcccgtggcatcggcgccacactgtgaGGTGTGgcacccgtggcatcggcgccacacaaacagggtcgcaaaacggctaagtcccagacgatttgccttacagtatgttttgggcaattacaaatgcatgtgtggcgccgatgggaggggcgccacacatgctgccacgtcggatcggcgcaccagctcatgtgtggcgccgatagaaagggcgccacacaaaagggttagatgggtgaaatagtttcgccggaggatcagtctgtgttttttttttacttttgggTTATTTATGTGTAAATCGCCTAGCAGAGGAGGCGGCATCGCTCCACTACCGGCGGCGCGCGCCTCTCCCCTCCTGTCCTCACCACCGCGCACGGCGGCGGGACGGCGACGCACCAGACGGGCCGCGCGCGCCTCCCCTATCTATGCGGCTTCCCTCCGTTCTCGGAGCCCTGCTGCACCGCGCCACTCACCCCGCCATGCCAACCCAGCACCCGGAACCGACCATGGCTGCCTCTGCCTCCGcccccgcctccgcctccgcccccGCGATCGAGTCGATGATGGCCAGGGTGGCGCTGGAGTGCGGCGGcgacatctcttcctcccaggagGAGATCCTCGCCACCTCATCCTTTCTCGGCGGCGACACCGACCTCCCCGCCTCccaggacgacgacgaggaggaggtctTCGCCACCCAACAACAGGAAGACCCCATCACCATGTGCACCCTCCCCTTCACCCCTTCTCCGTCCAAGTCGCCCGCGCCTCGCTCCGCCGAGGCGGCGCTCGCACCTCCCTCCTCCCAGCCCCAAGCGCCCACGCCTCTCTCCCCAAACGACGGGGACGACGCGCCGCCCGCAAATCCGCGCCGGAAGCCCAGGGTGTGCGTCAGGAAGGTCAGGGGCGCCAGGATCAGGACCCCAAGCCCAAGCCCCAAACAACAACTGCAGCCACAACCAAAACCAAACCAACTGATCCATGTCGATCCTCTCGTCAGGGCGGTGCTCATGATCCCTACCAGAACCACCACCGCTGCTACCGTTACCACGACCAGCGGCAAGCAGGATCCCGTGGGGGACTTCATCGCGCTCGCCCGCCACAAAGGCATCTTCGCCAAAAGCCCTTCGTAGCTGCTGGGTACAGCTCTGCATTTCTCTGCTCCTGAATTCCACATTTTCTGATGCATCCACTTGTCTAACCTCGTGGCATTTCAGTGCAGGGACTACACTCTTCACCTGGATCAGCCATATCGCCGGGCTGCCTAACAGTTGTTGTCTGCCGTTTTGGTCATGTTGTTGAATGGAAGAGCCTTGTAGCGTGCGCCTTTTCCATCATGATTTGCTAGATAGAGATAACCATGTGAATGTTGCCCATGGTACCTACCGCTTAGCGAATTTCAGTCATACTGTCAATGTCTCTCATGCTTTGATCTTTCGGTGCTCACTGTCATGGCCAATTTAGTGATGCTTAGCAAGATGAAGTTAGATAGGTTACAGCTATTTTCCTGCAAAAACAAGATAGGTTACAGCAATTCAACAATTTCTGCCTCCTTTCATGCCCATATTCTTCCATTCCAGTGCTCGTGACATGCTGCTTCCTTCTTGTATTTCTGCACTATGCACAGCCTAAACATGAGCCTGTTTCTAATGTATGGCAATGGCTACTTTCGTGCCTAACATACTTCCCATGGAGCATCAACCAGGCCCTGATTCAGATTTCTCCTTTACATGTACTTTCGATCTTTTCTCTACCGTGTTAAGTTGTTCACGGTTCAAAAAGAGAAACACATTCTTTATGGTGTTTCACTTGGCCTTTAGTACTGCTAATATCAAGAGAACCACggtcaaagtaaaaaaaaaattggaaAAACTTTTTTGATTGCTCAGTGTGCATGGCTTGTTGCCCTCAGTTTTCATCTTTCATAATTCGTTTGATAGATCATTCAGATAACCATCAGTGCTTGTTGATCGATTGAAAATTTTGACATACAAACAAATGAACCTTGAATAATCAGTCAGCCATCCTCACGTTGCTTATTTTCTTGTTTGTAGCTTATTATGTCTGTGTGTCCTACTTGTAGCATTTTTTGGTCCACTATAGTTGGTTGATGGCGAAGACACCATAACTATTGTACACAACAGGGAATGAATGCCAATTCTCACGACCACAAACATTAATAAAAAAAATCTTGGTAAAACAGCATTTTTTCACTATGTTTGATTTTTATCTGATGTGGCACCAGTAGGAACCCTGGTGCTGAACGTTCCAGCTCATCCACTGGTTGTGCACAGAGGATACCACACTCTGGTATATTGCTGTACTGATATTTTCTCCGCTTACATTGCTGAATAACTGGAACGGAAGTACCAATAGACTTGAATCCAGATGCTGAGATTGTACATTCAGTCCCACAACTTAGTCAGCTAGGCTCACTTCCTATTTCTGATAAACTCAGTATTACATACAATTTCTTGCAAGAAACATTCATTCGGTTACATGGCATTTCCCTCGAAAGAAACTATTTGTAGTGCTTTTTCTATGCCAGCTATGTACTGTGGCATTTGACCGCAGATAACTACTGAAAACTTAAGAGAATTCTTAGATATCCATTCTCACCAAGATGTTGACCACTTCCCTCATGGAAGGCCTTAACTGGCAAGCCGTCTGCGTGCAGGAAATCGCAAGAtcaagcaagtccagtgcctttgCCTGCTCATCTTCAGGCCAGTAGAGCATCTCCTCATCCAGGCAGCTCATGATGGTGGGGTGATCTGCCTGCTTCAGGTTTGATCTCATCCACGTCACAATGTCGACACCTTCTCCAAATGCAGAATCCACGGGCATCTTTCTGCACAGGAGCTCGAGCAGCACTACTCCGTAGCTGTACACGTCGCTCTTCTCGGTTAACCTTGTGGAGTATCCATGCTCTGAAAATAAATGGTGAAATGTGTTAAACCCTGAATTTTACAGTGTGGCTGCTCTTAcagaaatagtatgatcaagagggAACGGTACCTGGAGCAATGTAGCCGAGGGTGCCGACAATGACAGAAACCGTTGCGTCTGCATCCTCATCGCCAACGATCTTCCCCATGCCAAAGTCAGTGATCTTGGGTACTAGGTCAGCATCCATCAGTATGTTGCTTGACTTGACATCCCTGTGAACAATCATGGGCACACAGTCTTGGTGCAGATAGGAGAGACCCTGTGCTAAACCAAGGGCGATCTGATGCCGGACACTCCAGTCAAGGGCTACCTGAGGCTTCCTTTGGTGCAGTAGCTCGAAGAGCGTCCCCTCGGGCATGAACTCGTAGAGGATCAGGCCGGCATTTCCACGGATGTAGTACCCGGCCATCCTGACTATGTTCCGGTGCTTCACCGTGTTCAGGATCTTCATCTCGACTGGGAACTTGGATTGAGACAGGTCAACCGTCTTGACTGCCCACTGTTTTCCAAGCTTGCTCTCTGTGCGGTAGACCGTGCCATGTCGGCCTCTTCCGATGACATACTTTTCACTCCAGTTGTCAGTAGCCCGGATGATGTCTTCATAGGAGAAGTCTTCAGGTAATTCCTCTGTTGAGTCCAGGCTACGGAGTGAGACACGTTTAGCCGATAGGCGTCGAGACCTCTTTGTAATGTAGTGTACCGCAAACAGACCAGCAACAATGATAGCTAGAGCTGAAAGTAGCAATGCCAGAATGATCCTTGTGTTTctggttctgtttttgacagatagaTTCTTGGAGGAGCAAGGTGCATTGTCAGCTTGTACACACAACTGAGGATTCCCCAAAAACCCTTGAGGCGACTGCGCTGCCAGCTTAACCCAGCTAGCAGGTAGCTGACCGGATAGGTCATTCAATGACACGTTCACAACCAAAAGAGAGATCATGTTGCTCAGCTGCTGTGGTATCGGGCCAGACAACGAGTTCTTCGACAAGTCAAGCACTTCCAAATCCTGAAGGTTGCCCAGGCTGCTTGGGATTTGGCCGCTCAATCTGTTGTTGCTAATGTTCAGGGTTTTAGAGATGTACTGAAGATTACCTAAGCTGTGTGGGATGGCTCCTTCAAGAAGATTGTCACCAAGCTGCAGCTCAAGTAGGGCCTGTGTTGCAGTGAAGGAATCTGGTATTGCCCCTGTGAGCTTATTTCCGCTGAGTAGTAGATTTTGCAGGCTACCAAGAGTTGTGATCTCTGCTGGTAAACTTCCATTGAGAAGGTTACTTCCAAGG encodes:
- the LOC127301421 gene encoding uncharacterized protein, which gives rise to MRLPSVLGALLHRATHPAMPTQHPEPTMAASASAPASASAPAIESMMARVALECGGDISSSQEEILATSSFLGGDTDLPASQDDDEEEVFATQQQEDPITMCTLPFTPSPSKSPAPRSAEAALAPPSSQPQAPTPLSPNDGDDAPPANPRRKPRVCVRKVRGARIRTPSPSPKQQLQPQPKPNQLIHVDPLVRAVLMIPTRTTTAATVTTTSGKQDPVGDFIALARHKGIFAKSPS